In Populus trichocarpa isolate Nisqually-1 chromosome 12, P.trichocarpa_v4.1, whole genome shotgun sequence, a genomic segment contains:
- the LOC7484434 gene encoding E3 ubiquitin-protein ligase RGLG2: protein MGGILSRRSSSRHPSSSHSWSHHSYPQSPYAQPSQEYMQYQHYVPPPQSYGDPAPNSRRLERKYSKIDDNYNSLVQVTEALARAGLESSNLIVGIDFTKSNEWTGARSFSHRSLHHIGDDQNPYEQAIYIIGKTLSSFDEDNLIPCFGFGDASTHDQEVFSFYPDERFCNGFEEVLRRYRELVPCLRLAGPTSFAPVIEMAITIVEQSGGQYHVLLIIADGQVTRSVDTEHGHLSPQEKRTVEAIVKASEYPLSIILVGVGDGPWDMMKEFDDNIPARAFDNFQFVNFTEIMSKNMDRPRKEAEFSLAALMEIPSQYKATLELNIMGATKGKAIDRVPLPPPQYGAGSTSFRNPKPAQSSNSRPSASSSGRHDVVGTALPASSASDNHLCPICLTDPKDMAFGCGHQTCCDCGQDLQSCPICRSTIHTRIKLY, encoded by the exons ATGGGTGGGATACTCTCCAGACGTTCAAGCTCTCGCCATCCTTCTAGTTCACACTCATGGAGCCATCACAGCTATCCCCAGTCACCATATGCTCAACCAAGCCAAGAATATATGCAATACCAGCACTATGTACCTCCACCTCAGAGCTATGGTGATCCAGCACCAAATTCCAGGAGGTTGGAGAGAAAGTATTCAAAGATAGATGATAATTACAATAGCCTGGTGCAG GTTACTGAAGCCCTGGCACGTGCTGGTTTAGAGTCTTCAAATCTTATTGTGGGTATTGATTTCACAAAAAGCAATGAGTGGACAG GTGCAAGGTCATTCAGCCACAGAAGCTTGCATCACATTGGGGATGATCAAAATCCTTATGAACAAGCAATATATATCATAGGAAAAACACTATCTTCCTTTGATGAGGATAACTTAATACCCTGTTTTGGGTTTGGAGATG CATCAACACATGACCAAGAAGTTTTCAGTTTTTATCCGGATGAGAGGTTTTGTAATGGATTTGAAGAAGTTTTGAGACGCTATAGAGAATTGGTCCCCTGTCTACGACTTGCAG GACCAACATCTTTTGCTCCTGTCATTGAAATGGCTATTACTATAGTTGAGCAAAGTGGTGGCCAGTACCATGTTTTACTTATAATAGCTGATGGacag GTGACAAGAAGTGTCGACACTGAGCATGGCCATCTAAGCCCGCAGGAAAAGAGAACAGTTGAAGCAATTGTGAAAGCAAG TGAGTACCCCTTGTCCATTATATTAGTTGGGGTTGGAGATGGACCGTGGGACATGATGAAGGAATTTGATGATAACATCCCTGCTCGGGCATTTGACAATTTCCAG TTTGTGAATTTTACAGAAATAATGTCAAAGAACATGGACCGGCCTAGAAAAGAAGCGGAGTTTTCTCTAGCTGCTTTGATGGAAATACCTTCTCAGTATAAAGCAACGCTAGAGCTTAATATTATGGG TGCTACTAAAGGGAAGGCTATAGATAGGGTTCCTCTTCCCCCTCCCCAGTATGGTGCTGGTTCAACTTCATTCAGAAACCCAAAACCTGCCCAATCAAGCAACAGTCGTCCAAGTGCATCTTCTTCTGGCAGACATGATGTGGTTGGCACAGCACTTCCTGCAAGTTCTGCTTCTGATAATCAT CTTTGTCCCATTTGCCTCACCGACCCTAAGGATATGGCCTTCGGTTGTGGACATCAG ACATGCTGTGACTGTGGTCAAGATCTCCAGTCATGCCCCATTTGTCGAAGCACCATCCACACCAGAATAAAGCTCTATTAA